The nucleotide window CACGTTCACGATGATGGTTTCATCGGCAAACTGATAGCGATCGATAACTTCTGCCAGCCGCTCGGTACCGGAATGGTGATCGGCACGGGTCATACAGACTTCACCGCCTGCGGCTTCAACAGCGCGGGCAACCTCTTCATTGTCGGTGGCTACAATCACGCGATCGGCACCGGACTCCAGCGCCCGCTCCATCACGTGCACCACCATCGGTTTACCCTGAATATCGACCAGCGGCTTGCCTGGCAGGCGCGTGGAAGCAAAGCGCGCCGGGATAATAGCGACAAAACTCATGGGTGGATCTCTTCAAGCGTCAGTGTACGCGCTTCAGTCTCCAGCAGGACTGGAATGCCGTCGCGCACAGGGTAAGCCAGAGCGTCAGGTTTACAGATAAGCTCCTGCTGATCTTTAATGTAATAGAGTTTGCCGTGACAAACAGGACAGGCAACAATTTCGAGTAAGCGATGATCCATGGTTTCTCCCTGGTGGACCCGGTCAGACAGGTCCTTAGAATATCATAGCTGTGACGCCAGCGGGGAGTTCACGAAGCGTAGTTGTTACAGCGGCCACCCTTTTTGCCACACGCTGGCGAGCGGCTCTGGCAGCTGCTCCAGCACCACCGCCTCCGCGCCCTGCCAGCGGGCAAAACGTGAAAGGGTCAGTTTCAGGTCATCAATCAGCACCTGGCTGACCCGGACGCCCGGCTCAAGCCAGAGCTGTTTCACTTTAAGCACTTTTTCCTTACGCAGCATTTTTGCATCGAGCCGCCCTTTCAGCTCACCGCGATGCAGGATCGGCAGGACAAAATAGCCATATTTGCGTTTCGCTTCTGGCGTGTAGCATTCGAGCCGGTAGTCGAAATTAAACAGCTCCAGCGCGCGCTTCCTGTCCCACACCACAGGGTCAAAAGGTGAGAGCAGTGCGGTGTGCGTTGCCCTCGGCCCCTGTTCCAGTAGCGGTAATAGTGAGGCGTGCAGATAGCAGGGTCCTAAAGATTCAACCTCAATGGCTGCCACTTCCCCACTCTCCAGCCACTCCGCCAGCACTTCTCTGACGGGAGCGCGTTTCAGGCGATAGTAGTCGGCCAGCCAGACGTCACGAAACAGGCCCAGACTCAACGCGCTGTTACGCAGCATTTGCCGCACGGCATCCCCTTCGGCAAGGGCATGCAGGCTGTCGTCCCAGTCAGGCATAACGCGCTGGCGCAGATCGTAAACGCGCTGGAAATTGCGTCGTTCAGTCACCATCAGCTCACCGGCAGAGAATAAACTTTCCAGATGTTTTTTATGTGGCTTCCACGCCCACCAGCCAGGTTTCTGGCCGGGAGGCGCGGCGAAATCGGCAGATCGCACCGGCCCGTTTTGTTCGATGTGCGTCAGCAGTTCACTGATTTCATGCTGCCAGCTCGCCACCCATTCAGCGTTATATTTCCAGCCAAGACGATGAGGATCCAGCATCCGGTGGCGCAGCAAGGGATAGTCTTCGGTAGGGATAAAACAGGCTTCATGTGCCCAGTATTCAAACAGCTTGCCGCTGGCAAGTGCCTCCCCCAGCCAGGCTTGCGGATAGTCGCCCAGCCGACTGAACAGTACCAGGTAGGGACTGCGGGCAACCACATGGATAGTATCAATCTGCAACAGCGACATCTGGCGAATGGCGCACAGCAACTCTTCGAAGCGCGCCTTACGTTTAGGTGGGCGCAACAACCCCTGAGCAGCAAGATGAAGCTGACGCGCCTGTGAGAGTGAAAGCTGAATGGAGGACATAGCGCACCTTTGTGGCAAAGATGCATTAAGTTTATACCCTTTCTACCAGGCCGGAGATGAAAACAGCGCCTTTATTCAGGGCGTTAGCGTGAAGCGCGGGTAGTGAGTGCAGCAATGCGGTTCAGCAATGCCTCAGCCGTGCCCGGTGGAAATTCGGCATCTACCGGCAGGAACCACCAGTTTTCTCTGGCAAAAGCGCGTGCCTTCACCGCATCTTTCTCCGTCATCAGCAGCGTCTGCTCTGGCGACGCCAGCCCAGCCAACACCTCCGGCCGATAGTCCTGATGGTCGGCAAACGGCACTTCTTTTAGCGGAACCAGGCCCTGCTGCTGCAGCGTGGCAAAAAAACGGGGCGGATGCCCAATACCAGCCATCGCAACCACGTTTTTAAGGGTAGAAACCGGGCAGGTCATGCCGCTCTTGAGGTTGACCGCGCTCCCCGGAATCAGTTGCATAGGCAGCTCGTCAGCCTGCGCTTCACCACCATTAACAATTGTGGCATCCACGCTTGCAAGCCGGGAAGCCCTTTCCCGCATGGGCCCGGCAGGCAGCCACCAGCCGTTGCCGAAGCGACGTTTACCATCCACCACGACGATTTCGAAATCCCGCGCCAGCGCATAGTGTTGCAGTCCGTCATCGGTGATGATGATGTCGATATCGCCCCGATCGGTCAGCGCCTTGACCGCCTCCTTTCTCACTGGCGATACCGCAACCGCTGCTCCGGTTCGCTGGTAGATCAATACCGGCTCGTCACCCGCCTGCTGCGTAGTGACCTGTTCATGCAAAACCAGCGGATAGCGTTCAGCCTTGCCGCCATAACCTCTGGAAACCACGCCCGGACGCAAACCACGCTGCTGTAAAGCCTGAACCAGCCAGATCACCACCGGCGTTTTGCCGTTCCCGCCAGCGGTAAGATTGCCAACTACCACCACCGGAACGGGAGCGCGCCACGCTTTACGCCAGCCCCAGCGATAGCTGAGGCGGAGCAGGTTGCTGATCAGGCCATAGAGCCAGCTCAGCGGCAGCAGCAGCAGGTAAAGCGCAGAGCGGCCGCTCCAGATGCGTTCTATCATTGCCCGAACTGCATCTTATGCAACTGAGCGTAGACGCCTTTGTGCTCCAGCAGTTCGCTGTGGCTTCCCCTTTCTACAATGTAGCCATCCTCGACCACCACAATTTCATCCGCCTTCTCAATGGTAGAGAGGCGGTGGGCAATCACCAGCGAGGTACGGTTCTTCTGCAGCTCATCGAGAGCGGACTGAATGGCGCGTTCAGATTCGGTATCCAGAGCGGAAGTGGCTTCATCCAGAATCAGTATCGGGCTGTCACGCAGCAAAGCGCGAGCAATGGCGATACGCTGACGCTGTCCGCCAGAGAGCAGCACGCCATTTTCCCCAATCACCGTATCCAGCCCTTTATCCATCTTGTTGATGAAGTCCATGGCGTGCGCCATCACGGCCGCTTTCTCAATATCCTCCCGGCTGTACTGCTCGGTGCGGGCGTAGGCGATATTGTTGGCTACGGTGTCGTTAAACAGATGCACGTTCTGTGAAACCAGCGCCACCTGATTACGCAGCGAGCTGAGCGTGTATTCACGCAGGTCGTGGCCATCCATCAGGATCTCGCCCTGCTGAATATCGTAAAAACGGGTCATCAGGCTGGCGATAGTCGATTTACCCGAGCCGGAGCGGCCAACCAGCGCTACCGTTTTACCCGCTGGAATAGCGAGGTTGATATTATGCAGCGCAGGTGTTTCGCGCCCCGGGTAAGTAAAGGTGACATTGCGGAACTCGACGTCTCCCTTCGCACGTTCAATCACACGGGTGCCTTTATCCTCTTCCTGCTCGCTATCCAGAATAGAGAACAGCGTCTGGCAGGCCGCCATACCGCGCTGGAACTGGGCATTAACGTTGGTCAGGGATTTTAGCGGACGCATCAGCGCAATCATTGAGGAGAACACCACGGTGATGGTACCGGCGGTCAACGTTTCCATCACGCTGGGGAAACTGGCGGCATAGAGCACAAAGGCGAGCGCCAGCGAGGCGATCAGCTGAATAATCGGGTCAGAGATAGAAGAGGCGGAAACCAGCTTCATGCCCTGCTGACGCATACGATTACTGACGCGGTTAAAGCGTTCGTTCTCGACTGACTGACCACCAAATATCAGCACCTCTTTATGCCCTTTCAGCATCTGTTCGGCACTGGTGGTCACGTGGCCCATGGTATTCTGCATACTCTTGCTGATGTTTCTGAAGCGTTTTGACACGGTACGAATGGCAAAAGAGACAATCGGGGCCAGCAGGATCAGGATCAGCGAGAGCTGCCAGCTGTAGTAAAACATCATGATAAACAGGCCGATGATTGAGGCCCCTTCACGCACCACCGTTACCAGCGCGCTTGAGGAAGAGGAAGCGACCTGTTCAGAGTCATAGGTAATGCGGGAAAGCAGCGTCCCGGTGGACTGCTGATCGAAGAACGCCACCGGCATACCCATCATATGGCCAAACAGGCGACGACGCATGCTCATCACCACGTTGCCGGATACCCAGGAGATGCAGTAGCTGGAGATATAACTGGTGACGCCACGGATTAACATCAACCCAATAACCGCAAGAGGCATCCAAAGCAGCACGGAAGAGTTGGCCTTGCCAAAGCCGTCATCAAGTAACGGTTTCAGCAGTGACAGCATTAATGTATCTCCCGCTGCGTTCACTACCAGAGCTACCGCAGCCACAATCAGGCCCGTTTTAAACGGCTTAATCATCGGCCAGAGGCGACGGAATGTTTGCCAGGTGGAGAGATCTTTTTCCTGATGCATTATTTAACCAGCTTTAAATGAAATAGCCGCTCATTCTACCTGGAATCACGTGGTACGCCAAACCACTGATGATACCAACGAGGCATTATTTGCGTTCTTAATCCCCTAACCTGCCAATTTTGCTGGTAAAACGCCAGGCCGATCTGCCCTTCAAGGGCCGTGTCGTACCAGCGATAGTGGTTATTTTTGTAGCGAAATATCACTTTATCAGCGGGTAATTTCCATGCGCTGTAGCGTGCGGCAGAGGCGAGCGCAACCTCGCCCCTTACGGCCCGGAGAAAGGGAGGAACTGAAGAAGTATTGCTGCCGTGATGAGGGACCTGCAGGATATCCGCCCGCAACTTTTCACGCTTGAGCCTTACCAGATCAAGCTCAGCCCTGGCTTCAATATCTCCCGTCAGCAACACCTGCCGTTTGCCATCAGAGATTTTAATCACGCAGGATTGATTATTCCCTGCCTCTTTTTGCCCCGGCGGCGGCCAGAGTACATCAAAGGAGAGCTGCTGCCAGCGCCAGCTTATTCCCTCTTCGCACGGCTGTTCACCATTTCCCCCTCTCCCCCGATGAACCGTTGCGCCAGGAAAGGCAGAGTGCAGCGTTTCGAAACCACCGATATGATCAAGATGCTCATGGCTGAGGATAATATGTTTGAGTTCCAGCCCCTGCCAGCGGAGCCAGGGCAGGATCTGGCTTTGTGCCGCATCCCCACCGGGCCAGCGATTGCCGGTATCATAGATTAATGCTTCTCCCTGCGTTGAGATCACGACAGCCAGTCCATGCCCGATATCCAGCATATCCATCCGCCATTCAGGTTTTACCGCATTCAGCCGCCAGCAAGCTATCGACAGGCACAAGCCCAGCACGGCAGCCGGAGAAGTACGCCACCAACAGAATCGCCAGGCCAGGATCCCTGTCCATGCCAGAAAACTGAGCAGGAAGGCGTGATAGTTCAGCTCCAGCCACCCGGCCGGAAGATGGCGAAGAGGAGTGAAAACACTCTGCAGGGAACAGTCTGCCAGCCACCAAAGCAGCTGGTTCAGATGAGGCACAGGCAGCGACGCCAGTGCGCACAGGATCAACGGCACCGTCACCAGCGTAACAACCGGAACCGCCCAGAGATTGGCCAGCAGGGCAGAGAGACTTATGCCATGAAAAATCAGCATCTGTACGGGCATCAATAACAGAAACAGCCCCAGCTGCAGATGCAAAAGCTGCAGAAGCAGCCAGCGTTTTTTATGGCTGAACCGCCAGGGTAAGGGAAACCAGCTAAACCATAACATCAATCCTGCGACCGCTATTGCCGAGAGCCATAAACTCTCAGAAAGAATGCTTAAGGGATCAAAAAAGAGGATAGAAGCGACGCAGATGCCCCAGACCTGCCAGTTATCGCACCGCATGCCGCTTAAGCGAATCATGTACCAGAGCGAGATAGCAAGCATGGCCCGGATGGCTGGCGGGTTATAACCTGAAAGCCAGGTGTAGGTCAGCGCAACCAACAGGCCACAAAATAGCGGGAAGCGGTAGCCGATCCGGTGCGTGGGAAAACCGAGCTGTATCCCCCTGGCGAACAGCCAGCCGACGCTGGCGGCCAGGCTGATATGCATGCCTGAAATCGCCATCAGATGCGCCGTTCCGGT belongs to Erwinia pyri and includes:
- the lpxK gene encoding tetraacyldisaccharide 4'-kinase; this translates as MIERIWSGRSALYLLLLPLSWLYGLISNLLRLSYRWGWRKAWRAPVPVVVVGNLTAGGNGKTPVVIWLVQALQQRGLRPGVVSRGYGGKAERYPLVLHEQVTTQQAGDEPVLIYQRTGAAVAVSPVRKEAVKALTDRGDIDIIITDDGLQHYALARDFEIVVVDGKRRFGNGWWLPAGPMRERASRLASVDATIVNGGEAQADELPMQLIPGSAVNLKSGMTCPVSTLKNVVAMAGIGHPPRFFATLQQQGLVPLKEVPFADHQDYRPEVLAGLASPEQTLLMTEKDAVKARAFARENWWFLPVDAEFPPGTAEALLNRIAALTTRASR
- a CDS encoding ComEC family protein; translation: MPYSLSRLAMWTIIATLPLLILPRLPTARYDAIAIVLACLLLMSGGKRAKDIAILLLLFIWGAIAARTLTWQIDALTGKSSEVIVNVEQVLPDSERIKLRVTSLAGKPVFPPISVLVSTKGMADSFCSGQKWQMTLNLRPVHARLNEGGFDAQRFAVANGTPLTGRILSLQALNSECGWRQKVIQRSRAIYGELRWQALLSALAFGERGDLSKEIAQLLRETGTAHLMAISGMHISLAASVGWLFARGIQLGFPTHRIGYRFPLFCGLLVALTYTWLSGYNPPAIRAMLAISLWYMIRLSGMRCDNWQVWGICVASILFFDPLSILSESLWLSAIAVAGLMLWFSWFPLPWRFSHKKRWLLLQLLHLQLGLFLLLMPVQMLIFHGISLSALLANLWAVPVVTLVTVPLILCALASLPVPHLNQLLWWLADCSLQSVFTPLRHLPAGWLELNYHAFLLSFLAWTGILAWRFCWWRTSPAAVLGLCLSIACWRLNAVKPEWRMDMLDIGHGLAVVISTQGEALIYDTGNRWPGGDAAQSQILPWLRWQGLELKHIILSHEHLDHIGGFETLHSAFPGATVHRGRGGNGEQPCEEGISWRWQQLSFDVLWPPPGQKEAGNNQSCVIKISDGKRQVLLTGDIEARAELDLVRLKREKLRADILQVPHHGSNTSSVPPFLRAVRGEVALASAARYSAWKLPADKVIFRYKNNHYRWYDTALEGQIGLAFYQQNWQVRGLRTQIMPRWYHQWFGVPRDSR
- a CDS encoding Trm112 family protein encodes the protein MDHRLLEIVACPVCHGKLYYIKDQQELICKPDALAYPVRDGIPVLLETEARTLTLEEIHP
- a CDS encoding winged helix-turn-helix domain-containing protein, with the translated sequence MSSIQLSLSQARQLHLAAQGLLRPPKRKARFEELLCAIRQMSLLQIDTIHVVARSPYLVLFSRLGDYPQAWLGEALASGKLFEYWAHEACFIPTEDYPLLRHRMLDPHRLGWKYNAEWVASWQHEISELLTHIEQNGPVRSADFAAPPGQKPGWWAWKPHKKHLESLFSAGELMVTERRNFQRVYDLRQRVMPDWDDSLHALAEGDAVRQMLRNSALSLGLFRDVWLADYYRLKRAPVREVLAEWLESGEVAAIEVESLGPCYLHASLLPLLEQGPRATHTALLSPFDPVVWDRKRALELFNFDYRLECYTPEAKRKYGYFVLPILHRGELKGRLDAKMLRKEKVLKVKQLWLEPGVRVSQVLIDDLKLTLSRFARWQGAEAVVLEQLPEPLASVWQKGWPL
- the msbA gene encoding lipid A ABC transporter ATP-binding protein/permease MsbA, coding for MHQEKDLSTWQTFRRLWPMIKPFKTGLIVAAVALVVNAAGDTLMLSLLKPLLDDGFGKANSSVLLWMPLAVIGLMLIRGVTSYISSYCISWVSGNVVMSMRRRLFGHMMGMPVAFFDQQSTGTLLSRITYDSEQVASSSSSALVTVVREGASIIGLFIMMFYYSWQLSLILILLAPIVSFAIRTVSKRFRNISKSMQNTMGHVTTSAEQMLKGHKEVLIFGGQSVENERFNRVSNRMRQQGMKLVSASSISDPIIQLIASLALAFVLYAASFPSVMETLTAGTITVVFSSMIALMRPLKSLTNVNAQFQRGMAACQTLFSILDSEQEEDKGTRVIERAKGDVEFRNVTFTYPGRETPALHNINLAIPAGKTVALVGRSGSGKSTIASLMTRFYDIQQGEILMDGHDLREYTLSSLRNQVALVSQNVHLFNDTVANNIAYARTEQYSREDIEKAAVMAHAMDFINKMDKGLDTVIGENGVLLSGGQRQRIAIARALLRDSPILILDEATSALDTESERAIQSALDELQKNRTSLVIAHRLSTIEKADEIVVVEDGYIVERGSHSELLEHKGVYAQLHKMQFGQ